ATGAAGATGAACCCAATATGGGATTGATTGATAAACAAGGTAAAATAGCAGTTGCTACCAGGTATGAAGGGATTTCAATAGGTTTTACCAACGGTTTTTGCCAGGTAGGTCTAGGCCAGAACTGGGGAATCGTAGATGATAAGGGAAAAGAGATTCTGCCGCCGGTTTACAGCGATATTCATGCTGAGAAAGATGGCATTTTCAGAATTTCAAAGGACGATAAATATGGTTTTGCCGATAAAACAGGGAAAATCCTGGTTCCACCAACCTATGAATCCGTATCCTATGCGGGAGAAGGATTATTCTTTTTTATGAAAGCGCCGGCACAATGGGGAGTGAAAAACTTTAAAGAAGAAGTAGTTGTTCAGCCGGAATTTACCAATACAGGAGAATTTGTGAATGGAAAAACAGTGGTGCAAAAAAAGGATGGTCAAAACTATGTGGTGTATACAAATGGTAATGTAGTTAAAAAATAATATGATGATGAAAAAAATAATAGCCATAAGTATTGTAGCCGTTTTGATGAGCTGTAATTCTGAAAAAACAGAAGCAGAAGTGATAGTACCTAATGAAACCCTGATTGTCTCATCAAAAGGTAAATTATTCAATTTTAATCTGGAAACGAAACAATTGACATGGAAGTATGTTTCAAAAGAAGATACCCTGATGAACCGCAACCGGTTTAGCTATGATGAAAACTCAATTTACCTGCCTTTTGAAAGCGGAAGATTCATTTCAGCGCAAATTGTTTCGGGAAAAATCAATTGGAACCATAATTATAAAGATGCTCCCGATCAGGCTGTTGCAGCAACAGTTGCAGAAGATGGTTCAATAGTTACGGAGAATTCAGGAAGTGATTTTGGGCCTATTTTCATGTCCAGACCTTTGCTGTATAACAACAATGTGTATATTGCTTCTGCCGGCCGGCCTGGTGAATTTACATCCCGTTTTT
The Chryseobacterium sp. W4I1 DNA segment above includes these coding regions:
- a CDS encoding WG repeat-containing protein, translating into MKILLLSCMAIALLSCQSKNKEEGNAPKTTTAESAKTAQKEVNDYGKQVKGHYDKKEDAWISEDPFYESVYFNGSDFESVRRLVDNEDEPNMGLIDKQGKIAVATRYEGISIGFTNGFCQVGLGQNWGIVDDKGKEILPPVYSDIHAEKDGIFRISKDDKYGFADKTGKILVPPTYESVSYAGEGLFFFMKAPAQWGVKNFKEEVVVQPEFTNTGEFVNGKTVVQKKDGQNYVVYTNGNVVKK